A single region of the Bernardetia sp. genome encodes:
- a CDS encoding RNA methyltransferase, protein MKQLSLENLGRIGIEEFKEQKKQPIVIVLDNVRSAHNVGAAFRTSDAFSIEKIMLCGITAKPPHREIQKTALGATESVEWEYFETTNAAIDALRQKGYSITAIEQTTESQKLGDFLPNQEEKYAFVFGNEAFGVDAEVLQNCDTALEIPQFGTKHSLNVSVSLGIILWHCTEKMNIFS, encoded by the coding sequence ATGAAACAACTCTCTTTAGAAAATTTGGGCAGAATTGGAATAGAAGAATTTAAAGAACAAAAAAAGCAACCCATCGTTATTGTATTGGACAATGTCAGAAGCGCACACAATGTGGGGGCAGCTTTCAGAACATCTGATGCATTCTCTATTGAGAAAATTATGCTTTGTGGTATCACAGCAAAACCTCCACACCGAGAGATTCAAAAGACGGCTTTAGGAGCAACAGAATCGGTAGAGTGGGAGTATTTTGAGACAACAAATGCTGCCATTGATGCACTTCGCCAAAAGGGATATAGTATTACTGCTATCGAACAAACCACAGAAAGTCAGAAACTTGGTGATTTTTTACCAAATCAAGAAGAAAAATATGCTTTTGTGTTTGGAAATGAAGCCTTTGGAGTAGATGCAGAAGTATTACAAAACTGTGATACTGCTTTAGAAATTCCTCAATTTGGTACAAAGCATTCATTAAATGTTTCTGTAAGTTTGGGCATAATACTTTGGCATTGTACTGAAAAAATGAATATATTTAGTTGA
- a CDS encoding 3'-5' exonuclease, producing the protein MDFITIDFETANKYRNSACEIGLTFVKDNEITETKSWLIRPKINHFDPINISIHGITAADVWEQPRFDQLWESELKELVENQFLIAHNASFDFSVLRKTLDSYNLPYPDLSYSCSYLFARKIWTDMPRYDLKTLCNQNEIYFRHHRAGSDSDATAQLAIKGFEKMEITCQKTFSEKLEMNIGKLFRGGYIPSTNYRKKKRRA; encoded by the coding sequence ATGGATTTTATAACAATAGATTTCGAAACAGCAAATAAATACAGAAATAGTGCCTGTGAAATAGGACTTACTTTTGTCAAAGATAACGAAATTACAGAAACAAAATCGTGGCTCATTCGTCCTAAAATCAATCATTTTGACCCTATCAATATTTCTATCCACGGCATTACGGCAGCCGATGTTTGGGAGCAGCCTCGTTTTGACCAGCTTTGGGAGTCAGAACTGAAAGAGTTGGTGGAAAATCAATTTTTGATAGCCCATAATGCTAGTTTTGATTTTTCAGTGCTTCGTAAAACATTAGATTCTTATAATTTGCCTTATCCAGATTTGTCATATTCTTGTAGCTATCTTTTTGCTAGAAAAATTTGGACAGATATGCCTCGCTACGATTTAAAGACGCTTTGTAACCAAAATGAAATTTATTTTCGCCACCATAGAGCAGGTTCAGATAGTGATGCAACAGCACAGTTAGCCATAAAAGGTTTTGAGAAAATGGAAATTACCTGTCAGAAAACCTTTTCAGAAAAATTGGAAATGAATATAGGAAAGCTATTCAGAGGAGGATATATTCCTTCTACCAATTATAGAAAGAAAAAAAGAAGAGCATAG
- the dprA gene encoding DNA-processing protein DprA translates to MSDSRQFQVALSLLPYVGAKTAKTLVSYCGSAEEVFSAPSSRLLKAPNVGQRIIKSIKENKSQALEEANKQLSIAEREDVKILIYTDKGYPKRLLRHEDSPYILYYKGNADLNAQKTVGIVGTRKATEYGKAMTQKIVRDLTRYNPLIISGLAYGIDIFSHKASLECGLDTVGVMANGLDKIYPPAHKNTAFDMIDQGGLLTEGCFGTMPDPSRFPQRNRVIAGLSDVLIVVEAAKKGGALITANIANYYNCEVFAVPGNLEAMASEGCNKLIRNHQAHIYTSVEDIEYILKWDLDERTTKPIKKSVGQLTMEEQIIMNKLEEDGGTMAIDSLSIKTQIPLGQLASQLLMMEMKGIVKALPGKQFKVVH, encoded by the coding sequence ATGTCTGATAGTCGTCAGTTTCAAGTTGCTTTATCGCTGTTGCCGTATGTGGGGGCAAAAACAGCCAAAACATTGGTCAGTTATTGTGGCTCTGCCGAAGAGGTTTTTAGTGCGCCTTCTTCTAGGCTTCTGAAAGCTCCCAATGTAGGACAACGAATTATAAAATCTATCAAAGAAAATAAATCACAAGCATTAGAAGAGGCAAACAAACAATTATCGATTGCCGAAAGAGAAGATGTTAAAATATTGATTTATACAGACAAAGGTTATCCAAAACGCCTGCTTAGACACGAAGACTCTCCTTATATTCTCTACTACAAAGGCAATGCAGATTTGAATGCTCAAAAAACTGTGGGTATTGTCGGAACACGCAAAGCCACAGAATATGGAAAAGCAATGACACAAAAAATAGTCAGAGATTTGACTAGATATAATCCTTTGATAATAAGTGGTTTGGCGTATGGAATAGATATTTTTTCACACAAAGCTAGTCTTGAATGTGGATTAGACACAGTAGGTGTTATGGCAAATGGATTAGACAAAATTTATCCTCCTGCTCACAAGAATACAGCCTTTGATATGATAGACCAAGGAGGACTCTTGACAGAAGGTTGTTTTGGAACGATGCCAGACCCTTCTCGTTTTCCTCAACGTAATCGTGTTATTGCAGGACTTTCTGATGTTTTGATTGTGGTAGAGGCAGCCAAAAAGGGAGGCGCACTCATTACAGCAAACATCGCCAATTACTACAACTGTGAAGTGTTTGCTGTACCTGGTAATTTGGAAGCTATGGCTTCAGAAGGCTGTAATAAACTCATTCGAAACCACCAAGCTCATATTTATACTTCTGTTGAAGATATAGAATATATTTTGAAATGGGATTTGGACGAACGAACTACAAAACCTATAAAAAAATCAGTAGGACAGCTTACAATGGAAGAACAAATCATCATGAACAAACTAGAAGAAGATGGTGGTACAATGGCAATAGATAGCCTTTCTATCAAGACACAAATTCCACTGGGGCAGCTTGCTAGCCAATTATTGATGATGGAAATGAAAGGCATCGTAAAAGCTCTTCCAGGAAAGCAGTTTAAGGTAGTTCATTAA
- a CDS encoding class I SAM-dependent rRNA methyltransferase, protein MTTSYPILQLKKGREKSILNQHPWIFSGGVHKMPDAENGEIVAVQDAKKRILGYGFFDTTSQITCRIFEFTRFHDKDNQFVADEAYFHQKIKNAYNLRKDYLIDASTNAYRLLHAEGDFFSGVIVDVYDTVASVQLLIKGTQRIAKHIFSGLRAVGIQHIYLHIKESTRNIEGFGDDDSQVQQGWQLAENQTEKDIPLMPIQVLENNLKFKVDVVDGQKTGFFIDQRENRDLVKRYSKGKSVLNCFGYTGGFSVYAIAGEAKSVVSVDISKEATEAAEQNVALNFDSLMRANKNHEAIAQDCFEYLKALKNEAEADKNDDLFDIIILDPPAFAKNKRSLPKATRGYINLNELGFKKVKSGGLVFTFSCSGSVSKDLFRKFVFTAAAEAGRKIRIVHQLTQPLDHPINIYHPEGEYLKGLVLQVE, encoded by the coding sequence ATGACAACATCTTATCCTATTCTACAACTCAAAAAAGGCAGAGAAAAATCAATTTTGAATCAGCATCCTTGGATATTTTCAGGAGGAGTCCATAAAATGCCAGATGCCGAAAATGGAGAAATTGTAGCTGTACAAGATGCCAAAAAACGTATTTTGGGATATGGATTTTTTGATACAACAAGCCAGATTACCTGTCGTATTTTTGAGTTTACTCGTTTTCACGATAAAGACAACCAGTTTGTCGCAGATGAAGCATATTTCCATCAAAAAATAAAAAATGCGTACAATTTGCGTAAAGATTATCTCATTGATGCTTCCACTAATGCGTACAGACTTTTACACGCAGAAGGCGATTTTTTTTCTGGAGTTATCGTAGATGTCTATGATACAGTGGCTTCAGTTCAGCTTCTCATAAAAGGAACGCAACGTATTGCAAAGCATATTTTTAGTGGACTTCGTGCTGTCGGAATCCAACATATTTACCTTCATATCAAAGAAAGTACACGCAATATTGAAGGTTTTGGAGATGATGATAGTCAAGTTCAGCAAGGCTGGCAACTGGCAGAAAATCAGACAGAAAAAGATATTCCATTAATGCCTATTCAAGTTTTGGAAAATAATCTGAAATTCAAAGTTGATGTGGTTGATGGACAAAAAACAGGTTTTTTCATAGACCAACGAGAAAACCGAGATTTAGTAAAAAGATACTCCAAAGGAAAATCTGTCTTGAACTGTTTTGGCTACACAGGAGGGTTTAGTGTCTATGCCATTGCTGGAGAGGCAAAAAGTGTAGTTTCGGTAGATATTTCTAAAGAAGCCACAGAGGCAGCAGAGCAAAATGTAGCTCTAAACTTTGATAGTTTGATGAGAGCAAATAAAAATCATGAAGCCATAGCTCAAGACTGTTTTGAGTATTTGAAAGCATTAAAAAATGAAGCAGAAGCAGATAAAAATGATGATTTGTTTGATATTATTATTCTTGACCCACCTGCTTTTGCTAAAAATAAACGTTCATTGCCAAAGGCAACTAGAGGATATATCAATTTGAATGAGTTAGGCTTTAAAAAAGTAAAAAGTGGAGGTTTAGTATTTACTTTTTCATGTTCGGGAAGTGTAAGTAAAGACTTATTTAGAAAATTTGTCTTTACGGCAGCAGCTGAAGCAGGGCGAAAAATACGAATTGTGCATCAACTTACACAGCCGTTAGACCATCCTATTAATATTTATCATCCAGAGGGAGAATATTTGAAAGGTTTGGTTTTGCAAGTAGAATAA
- a CDS encoding App1 family protein translates to MKLKDIIHKVSHQGEQKWDILKTKLKTRLGLDEPVMILPYRSFGNPKKAFFWGRVLEDENIDVREDDRFWDNILNTYRRIESDEIPNVRLSVTYQGITKETKTDEEGYFFVEIELPEPIIPHESMWERVEFKLLEKVRPNQDEVTALGEVQIHDDLKEFGIISDIDDTVLQTQATSMLASAKLTFLGNAHLRKPFLGVGELYEALVKGSDGNQQNPLYFVSSSMWNLYDLLTDFFEIRSLPKAPLLLRDLGLDDKMFIKGDHSHKEEKIRRIMSYYPNLKFILIGDSGQHDAEIYYKMLQEVPHRIKAIYIRDVSGTTRDTQVNEIAQKAERQFGVPFQLIADSGVVAMHAAAQGFITQEAITKVQEAKEEDKKAPLTLEEAVVEGDIKVE, encoded by the coding sequence ATGAAACTAAAAGACATTATACATAAGGTATCACATCAAGGAGAACAAAAATGGGATATTCTCAAAACTAAACTAAAAACTCGTTTAGGATTAGATGAACCTGTCATGATTTTGCCTTATAGAAGTTTTGGAAACCCTAAAAAAGCCTTTTTTTGGGGTAGAGTACTAGAAGATGAAAATATAGATGTAAGAGAAGATGATAGGTTTTGGGATAATATTCTTAATACTTATAGAAGGATAGAAAGTGATGAGATTCCGAATGTACGACTTTCAGTAACCTATCAAGGCATAACAAAGGAAACAAAAACTGATGAGGAAGGATATTTTTTTGTAGAAATAGAATTGCCCGAACCAATTATACCTCATGAGTCTATGTGGGAAAGAGTAGAATTTAAGCTCTTAGAAAAGGTAAGACCCAATCAAGATGAAGTTACAGCACTTGGTGAAGTTCAAATCCACGACGATTTAAAAGAATTTGGAATCATTTCAGATATTGATGATACAGTTCTGCAAACACAGGCAACTAGCATGTTAGCTTCTGCCAAACTAACTTTTTTGGGCAACGCACATTTAAGAAAACCATTTTTAGGAGTAGGAGAATTATATGAAGCACTTGTAAAAGGAAGTGATGGAAATCAGCAGAATCCGTTGTATTTTGTATCTAGTAGCATGTGGAATTTATATGATTTGCTTACTGACTTTTTTGAAATCAGAAGTCTTCCAAAAGCCCCTTTACTTTTGAGAGATTTAGGTTTGGATGATAAAATGTTTATAAAAGGCGACCATAGTCATAAAGAAGAAAAGATTAGAAGAATAATGAGTTATTATCCTAATCTAAAATTTATTTTGATAGGAGATAGTGGACAGCACGATGCTGAAATTTATTATAAGATGTTGCAAGAGGTACCTCATCGTATAAAGGCAATTTATATCCGTGATGTAAGTGGAACTACTAGAGATACACAAGTAAATGAAATAGCTCAAAAAGCAGAAAGGCAATTTGGAGTTCCTTTCCAACTTATAGCTGATTCAGGTGTAGTTGCTATGCATGCAGCAGCACAAGGATTTATTACCCAAGAAGCTATCACAAAAGTACAAGAAGCTAAAGAAGAAGATAAAAAAGCTCCTCTAACTTTAGAAGAAGCTGTTGTAGAAGGAGACATCAAAGTAGAGTGA
- a CDS encoding serine hydrolase domain-containing protein, translating to MSKYFLLILSLIVLGCNEKPKQLENKKEIDLSEIIEPVAKEMIEKPLINSTSIAIFYDGKEYIGHYGEIEKGKNNKPNNETIYEIGSLSKVITGTLVAKAVLEGKIDVEDSVNKYLDKKYTNLSYQNQPVKIKHLLTHTSTLPNMLPLELNPVLDDFVNYDTPSKIHQVLENYDKNSFLKDLDSIKVTSQLGEKYSYSSAGVELMAHLLEQVYKKDYEQLLTEFLSTEIGMNNTKVNVDAKDIVVGYHVDNPNITLPMGKLPWGAAGNIKSTVPDMLGFIKYQLKNDKTVQESHRTLFKADSTNELAYFWEIDLSDKELGKYYLHHGGVPRSQCYIFIVPKHNLGAFIITNQSGTETAKAMIETMDKIFNTILKEE from the coding sequence ATGTCTAAATATTTTTTGCTTATTCTCTCTTTGATAGTTTTAGGTTGTAATGAAAAACCAAAACAATTAGAAAATAAAAAAGAAATTGATTTATCAGAAATCATAGAGCCAGTAGCAAAAGAAATGATTGAGAAGCCTCTTATAAATTCTACTTCTATTGCGATATTTTATGATGGAAAAGAATACATAGGACATTATGGAGAAATAGAAAAAGGCAAAAACAACAAACCCAATAATGAGACAATTTATGAAATTGGTTCGTTGAGTAAAGTAATAACAGGAACGCTAGTGGCAAAAGCCGTATTAGAAGGAAAAATAGATGTTGAGGATAGCGTAAATAAATATTTGGATAAAAAATATACTAATCTAAGCTATCAGAATCAGCCTGTAAAAATAAAGCATCTACTAACACATACTAGCACTTTGCCTAATATGCTACCTTTGGAATTAAATCCTGTACTAGATGATTTTGTAAACTACGACACGCCTTCAAAGATACATCAAGTACTAGAAAATTATGATAAAAATTCCTTCTTAAAAGACTTAGATTCTATCAAGGTAACTTCTCAATTAGGAGAAAAATATTCCTATTCAAGTGCAGGAGTAGAGCTTATGGCTCATCTATTAGAACAAGTATATAAAAAAGACTATGAGCAGTTGCTGACTGAATTTCTTTCTACTGAAATAGGAATGAACAACACAAAAGTAAATGTTGATGCTAAGGACATTGTGGTAGGCTACCATGTTGATAACCCAAATATCACTCTTCCTATGGGAAAATTGCCTTGGGGAGCAGCAGGAAATATCAAATCTACAGTACCTGATATGCTTGGTTTTATAAAATATCAGCTAAAAAATGATAAAACTGTACAAGAATCTCATAGAACGCTATTTAAAGCCGATTCAACAAATGAACTAGCTTATTTTTGGGAGATAGATTTGTCTGATAAAGAACTAGGAAAATATTATCTACATCATGGAGGAGTTCCTAGGTCGCAATGTTATATTTTTATTGTTCCAAAGCATAATTTAGGAGCTTTTATCATCACAAACCAAAGTGGAACAGAAACAGCAAAAGCAATGATTGAAACAATGGATAAAATATTCAATACAATATTGAAAGAAGAATAA
- a CDS encoding IS5 family transposase: protein MYVNLSKKIITENILPYLEQFSKGRRIKVALWRIIKAIVYRLKSSCQWRELPMKQFFGNISISWNTVYYHFNKWSKLGSWKKLWTTYLEDYRGELDFSICHLDGSHTLAKRGGEGIGYSKRKAGKTTNILFLTDKNGIPVAMSVPIAGNHHDAFELEKNVQTMIDDLNASQIREQGIFLNADAAFDTNAFRSFCYHLEIVDNIDFNKRNKKDLDNQPFKDEKMYELRFAIERTNAWLDAFKALIIRYETKIHTWQSLHYLAFILIVARTRKKHS, encoded by the coding sequence ATGTACGTAAACCTATCAAAAAAAATTATAACAGAAAATATTTTACCTTATTTAGAGCAATTTTCCAAAGGTCGTCGGATAAAAGTCGCTCTTTGGCGTATTATTAAAGCTATTGTTTATCGTTTAAAATCAAGTTGTCAATGGCGAGAACTTCCAATGAAACAATTTTTTGGCAACATCTCAATTAGTTGGAATACAGTGTATTACCATTTCAATAAGTGGTCAAAACTTGGAAGTTGGAAAAAGCTTTGGACAACCTATTTAGAAGATTATCGTGGAGAGTTAGATTTTTCTATTTGCCATTTAGACGGTAGCCATACGCTAGCCAAACGAGGGGGAGAAGGTATTGGTTATTCCAAAAGAAAAGCAGGAAAAACTACTAACATTCTTTTCCTAACTGATAAAAACGGTATTCCTGTAGCTATGTCTGTTCCTATCGCAGGCAATCATCATGACGCTTTTGAGTTGGAAAAAAATGTACAAACGATGATAGATGATTTGAATGCTTCTCAAATTAGAGAACAAGGCATATTTCTCAATGCTGATGCAGCTTTTGATACGAATGCTTTTCGTTCGTTTTGTTATCATTTGGAAATAGTGGATAATATAGACTTCAACAAAAGAAATAAAAAAGACCTTGATAATCAACCTTTTAAAGATGAGAAAATGTATGAATTAAGATTCGCTATCGAAAGAACCAATGCGTGGTTGGACGCATTCAAGGCACTTATAATAAGATACGAAACTAAAATTCATACTTGGCAAAGCTTACACTATTTAGCATTTATTTTGATTGTTGCTAGAACTAGAAAAAAACATTCTTAA
- a CDS encoding response regulator, whose translation MSDSTHNTTILPNNTQASSKKTSSILYVDDEESNLRIFKSSFRRHYKIFTAISGKEGLEILENNDIQLVISDQKMPEMTGVEFLERVAESFPNTVRIILTAYSDTEDIMRAINKCGIFRYLVKPWNKDEMLLTIDKALETYALRTENRQLVNALKTANEGLESKVKERTAELMATNEDLKKAKEQAEAATKMKEQFLSTMSHEIRTPLNAIIGMTHLLKSDKLEGEMAENIEILEFSAQNLLSLINSVLDISKMEAGKMAFEQTQFDLPALIQNTVEIFKARADEKNVLLRTNIDKNIPNALIGDSTRLSQILNNLIGNAIKFTEEGTVTITTRLLHHKTEKVELLFAVSDTGIGISPEKINAIFEDFSQAEEDTSRKYGGTGLGLAITKQLVELQGGTINVMSTLMVGSTFSFQLGFKIGKSKPIATHLPDTVNIKNLRGVNILIVEDNKVNQILVKKFLNTWGAKFYVAENGQVALDLFKKHDFDVVLMDLQMPVMDGYEAARQIRLLEANTDKFTPIIALTASTLLNERERIVQVGMNDFLSKPFNPNELYQKIAQHSYTQLQLQKEASNDNLVKQNLNYSYFKNLAGADKAFYAELLELSEADLIEFNRILESTHLPDYETQLALVHHKVRATLRLLEVRELETQINQLRRMLSQGSQISELTQRIESIKKNIEIAISQIKEERE comes from the coding sequence ATGTCTGATTCCACACATAACACAACCATATTACCTAATAATACACAAGCCAGTTCTAAAAAGACATCTTCTATCTTATATGTAGATGATGAGGAAAGTAATTTGCGTATTTTCAAGAGTTCGTTTAGAAGACATTACAAAATTTTTACAGCCATCTCTGGAAAAGAAGGTTTAGAGATTTTAGAAAACAACGATATTCAACTTGTTATTTCTGACCAAAAAATGCCAGAGATGACAGGAGTTGAATTTTTGGAAAGAGTAGCTGAAAGTTTTCCTAATACGGTGCGTATCATTCTGACAGCTTATAGTGACACGGAAGACATTATGCGTGCTATCAATAAGTGTGGTATTTTTAGGTATTTGGTAAAGCCATGGAACAAAGACGAAATGCTCCTTACTATAGACAAAGCTCTTGAAACGTATGCACTTCGTACAGAAAACAGACAGTTAGTAAATGCTCTCAAAACAGCAAATGAAGGTTTGGAAAGCAAAGTGAAGGAGCGCACAGCTGAACTAATGGCTACCAACGAAGATTTGAAAAAAGCAAAAGAGCAAGCAGAAGCTGCTACAAAAATGAAAGAACAATTTCTTTCTACCATGAGCCATGAAATTAGAACACCTCTAAATGCTATTATAGGCATGACGCACTTGCTCAAAAGCGATAAGCTAGAAGGAGAAATGGCTGAAAATATTGAAATATTGGAGTTTTCGGCGCAAAATCTTCTTTCACTTATCAATAGCGTCTTGGATATTTCTAAAATGGAAGCTGGAAAAATGGCTTTTGAACAAACTCAGTTTGACTTACCAGCACTTATCCAAAATACAGTAGAAATTTTTAAGGCTAGAGCCGATGAAAAAAATGTATTGCTTCGTACCAATATTGATAAAAATATACCAAATGCACTTATTGGAGATTCAACACGTCTTTCTCAAATTTTAAATAATCTTATTGGAAATGCTATAAAGTTTACAGAAGAAGGAACAGTTACTATTACTACGAGACTTTTACATCACAAAACTGAAAAAGTAGAACTACTTTTTGCTGTTTCAGATACAGGAATAGGCATTTCACCAGAAAAAATTAATGCTATTTTTGAAGATTTTTCCCAAGCAGAAGAAGACACTTCTCGTAAATATGGAGGTACGGGTTTAGGACTTGCTATTACAAAACAACTTGTAGAGTTGCAAGGAGGAACTATCAATGTAATGAGTACGCTTATGGTGGGTTCTACCTTCAGTTTCCAACTAGGTTTTAAAATAGGAAAATCAAAGCCTATTGCCACTCATCTTCCTGATACCGTAAATATCAAAAACCTAAGAGGAGTAAATATTCTGATTGTTGAAGATAATAAAGTCAATCAGATTTTGGTAAAGAAATTTCTCAATACTTGGGGAGCTAAGTTTTATGTCGCAGAAAATGGACAAGTAGCCTTAGATTTATTTAAAAAACACGATTTTGATGTAGTTCTGATGGATTTGCAAATGCCTGTTATGGATGGATATGAGGCAGCTCGCCAAATTAGACTCTTAGAGGCAAATACAGATAAGTTTACACCTATCATTGCCCTAACAGCCTCTACTCTGCTCAATGAAAGAGAGCGAATCGTACAGGTAGGAATGAATGATTTTTTAAGTAAACCTTTCAATCCAAATGAGTTGTATCAAAAAATTGCTCAACACAGTTACACACAATTACAGTTACAAAAGGAGGCTTCAAATGATAATTTGGTTAAGCAAAATCTAAATTATTCTTACTTCAAAAATCTTGCAGGGGCAGATAAGGCATTTTATGCTGAGCTCTTAGAACTTAGTGAAGCTGATTTGATAGAGTTTAATAGAATTTTGGAATCTACACATCTTCCAGATTATGAAACCCAACTTGCTTTAGTACATCATAAAGTGCGTGCGACTTTACGTCTTTTGGAAGTAAGGGAGTTAGAAACACAGATAAATCAACTTCGAAGAATGCTTTCTCAAGGAAGCCAAATAAGCGAACTTACACAGCGAATAGAATCCATAAAGAAAAATATAGAAATAGCAATTTCACAGATTAAGGAAGAGAGAGAGTAA